From Candidatus Paracaedimonas acanthamoebae, one genomic window encodes:
- a CDS encoding DUF1013 domain-containing protein has translation MVVPLMPKATALWLVENTTLTFEQIAAFCELHLLEVQALADGEIGIGLVPFDPLANNQLTAQEIKRCEEDSSKHLILKEHDSILDKNLKKGRYTPVSLRKDRPDGIAWILKHYPQMNDTLLCRLLGTTKATIDAIRNKTHKKALNIKPRHPVTLGLCTQRDLDQTVEEVLKMHPEGI, from the coding sequence ATGGTTGTTCCATTAATGCCAAAGGCAACGGCACTTTGGCTTGTTGAAAATACGACATTAACGTTTGAGCAAATAGCAGCATTTTGTGAATTACATCTTCTTGAGGTGCAGGCCCTTGCTGATGGTGAAATTGGTATTGGTTTGGTGCCTTTTGACCCTCTCGCTAATAATCAATTAACAGCTCAAGAAATTAAGCGATGTGAAGAAGATTCATCTAAGCATTTAATTCTTAAAGAGCATGACTCTATTTTAGATAAGAATCTGAAAAAAGGACGCTATACACCGGTTTCTTTGCGTAAAGATCGACCTGATGGTATTGCATGGATCTTAAAACACTATCCGCAAATGAATGATACTTTATTATGCAGACTTTTAGGGACAACAAAAGCAACTATTGATGCAATTCGGAATAAAACCCATAAAAAAGCATTAAATATTAAGCCACGACACCCTGTAACGTTAGGGTTGTGCACCCAAAGAGATCTTGATCAAACTGTTGAAGAGGTTTTGAAAATGCACCCAGAAGGGATCTAG
- a CDS encoding ATP-dependent 6-phosphofructokinase, translating into MTKKIGILTSGGDCAGLNAVLRAVTVRAIDGYGWQVFGINHGTIGLLNRPVGYRPLTIETFEEGVFHRGGTILGTTTKGDPFAFPMPDGSFKDRSMEIVEGCRMLGLDALIGIGGDGSLKIIHELCRRGSIPFVAIPKTIDNDLECTDQSIGFMTAVDVATEALDRLQPTAASHDRVMVLELMGRDAGHIALTAGIAGGADVILIPEIPYKLEHVQNKINQLLKRGRNFALVVVAEAVKTEEGQPIQIKDLSGRARYGGIGHYLSDQITRLTGAETRFMVLGHVQRGGQPDASDRILASAFGVKAVDLIAEQKFDRMVAWQNRTVIDVPILEAIARNRAVDPESVLVQTARGLGICLGDES; encoded by the coding sequence ATGACAAAAAAAATTGGAATTTTAACGAGTGGTGGCGATTGTGCCGGATTAAATGCTGTTTTAAGAGCGGTAACTGTGCGGGCAATCGATGGGTATGGCTGGCAAGTTTTTGGTATTAACCATGGAACGATAGGCCTTTTAAATCGTCCTGTGGGATATCGACCTTTGACAATAGAGACATTTGAAGAAGGCGTGTTCCATCGAGGTGGAACAATTTTGGGTACCACAACTAAAGGAGACCCTTTTGCATTTCCTATGCCGGATGGATCTTTCAAAGATCGTTCGATGGAAATTGTTGAAGGTTGTCGTATGCTTGGATTGGATGCTCTTATTGGTATTGGTGGTGATGGAAGTTTAAAGATTATTCATGAGCTTTGTCGGCGAGGTAGCATCCCCTTCGTCGCTATTCCTAAAACGATCGATAATGATTTAGAATGTACAGACCAATCAATTGGTTTTATGACTGCTGTAGATGTAGCGACAGAAGCTCTCGATCGTCTACAACCGACAGCTGCAAGCCATGATCGAGTCATGGTTTTAGAATTAATGGGACGAGACGCTGGGCATATTGCTTTAACAGCAGGTATTGCGGGGGGAGCTGACGTCATTTTGATCCCTGAAATACCTTACAAATTAGAACATGTTCAGAATAAGATAAATCAACTTTTAAAACGTGGGCGTAACTTTGCTCTTGTTGTTGTTGCTGAAGCTGTTAAAACTGAGGAAGGTCAACCTATTCAAATTAAAGATCTTTCTGGACGCGCAAGATATGGCGGAATTGGGCATTATTTGAGTGATCAAATTACGCGTCTTACAGGAGCAGAAACCCGTTTTATGGTTTTGGGTCACGTCCAAAGAGGGGGGCAGCCTGATGCTTCAGATCGTATTTTGGCGTCAGCTTTCGGTGTAAAAGCAGTTGATTTAATTGCTGAACAGAAGTTTGATCGAATGGTTGCTTGGCAAAATAGAACAGTTATTGATGTGCCTATTCTTGAAGCTATTGCGCGAAATAGAGCTGTTGATCCTGAAAGTGTGCTTGTACAAACCGCGAGAGGTTTAGGCATTTGTCTTGGGGATGAAAGTTAA
- a CDS encoding DUF465 domain-containing protein translates to MQLEKVSEEHRELDHMIEKMMEERIVNQVAVQRLKKRKLLLKDQILRLKSQLLPDIIA, encoded by the coding sequence ATGCAGCTTGAAAAAGTTAGCGAGGAACATCGTGAACTTGATCATATGATTGAAAAGATGATGGAAGAGCGCATCGTCAATCAAGTTGCAGTACAACGGCTCAAAAAACGTAAATTACTCTTAAAAGATCAAATCCTAAGACTTAAAAGTCAATTACTTCCTGATATTATTGCATAA
- a CDS encoding patatin-like phospholipase family protein: MKARQNPKCAQKKSKLKIYAATRLASLLLMGGAYGVHGNGGSLTEENRDVMPSASRMHSIACESSFVEGETSEPAVSASQVTEYKKDEVEYAKAVKDAWQVNKKLERAEAGAGSELEQQAQNLAQSIHHYEDRLEEAIDGGVQRAVLEEGISTSFSKKPNIIKKFITGAGSREEENILCLDGGGMRGVGTLTMLAALEMKTGLRTHQLFDRIYGTSTGGLAAILLARGLSANEVLDLYVKEGKVIFGRSTWDIISNPGGFLGATYRPEGLESVIKKYVGEAALSEVKVPVTVTSVDSKTGALKLLSSEDGDTKDVSMLEAGRATSAAPTYFPGIEVTTKKGSYTAIDGGVGYNNPATIAFEHARDRYKEQGRKVRINMLSLGTGTESFLQLNKNAGKLGFGNPGNIPGFFMGITGQGVEDTMARLHKKGKLQHYARIQFGLEQKVDLADYSELTLKKLQEVAWATAHGEEMSAFAKLLNKQKRDIKR; the protein is encoded by the coding sequence ATGAAAGCACGACAAAACCCAAAGTGCGCACAAAAGAAATCCAAGTTAAAAATTTATGCAGCCACTCGATTAGCTTCTCTTTTATTAATGGGAGGCGCTTATGGCGTTCACGGAAATGGGGGGTCTCTCACTGAAGAAAATCGTGACGTTATGCCATCAGCCAGCAGGATGCATAGTATTGCTTGCGAATCAAGTTTTGTGGAAGGCGAGACAAGTGAGCCTGCTGTAAGTGCGTCACAAGTCACCGAATATAAGAAGGATGAAGTAGAATATGCGAAAGCTGTCAAAGATGCGTGGCAAGTTAATAAGAAACTTGAAAGAGCAGAGGCTGGCGCAGGATCTGAATTAGAACAACAAGCTCAAAACCTTGCTCAAAGTATTCATCATTATGAAGATAGATTAGAAGAAGCCATAGATGGTGGGGTACAGCGGGCTGTCCTTGAAGAGGGAATAAGCACTTCTTTTTCTAAGAAGCCAAACATCATAAAAAAGTTCATAACAGGTGCAGGTTCTAGAGAAGAAGAAAATATTCTTTGTCTTGATGGGGGGGGAATGCGTGGAGTTGGGACTCTTACAATGCTTGCAGCTCTTGAAATGAAGACAGGGCTAAGAACTCATCAATTATTTGATCGTATTTATGGAACATCAACAGGTGGATTAGCCGCAATCTTGTTAGCGCGTGGTCTTTCTGCAAATGAAGTTCTCGACCTCTACGTGAAAGAAGGTAAAGTTATTTTTGGGCGTAGTACCTGGGATATAATTTCAAATCCCGGTGGTTTCTTAGGAGCTACTTATCGGCCTGAAGGGCTTGAGAGTGTTATTAAAAAGTATGTTGGAGAGGCGGCACTGTCTGAAGTTAAAGTGCCTGTTACTGTAACTTCTGTTGATAGTAAAACAGGAGCACTGAAATTATTGAGCAGTGAAGATGGAGATACAAAAGATGTATCAATGCTTGAGGCAGGACGTGCAACAAGTGCGGCTCCCACTTATTTCCCTGGAATAGAGGTCACAACAAAGAAAGGATCGTACACAGCTATTGATGGAGGCGTTGGCTATAATAACCCTGCAACTATCGCCTTTGAACATGCGCGGGATCGTTATAAAGAGCAAGGGAGAAAAGTTAGAATAAACATGCTTTCCCTTGGGACGGGTACCGAATCATTCCTTCAGCTGAATAAAAATGCAGGAAAGTTAGGTTTTGGAAATCCTGGGAACATTCCTGGATTTTTTATGGGAATTACCGGGCAAGGTGTGGAAGATACAATGGCAAGGTTACATAAAAAAGGAAAACTTCAACATTATGCGCGGATACAATTTGGGCTCGAACAAAAAGTTGATCTTGCAGACTATAGTGAGTTAACACTGAAAAAATTACAAGAAGTTGCTTGGGCAACTGCTCATGGTGAAGAAATGTCAGCCTTTGCAAAATTATTAAATAAACAAAAAAGAGATATTAAACGCTAA
- a CDS encoding patatin-like phospholipase family protein → MSHPNALKLYAVLRLGSLLLMGTAYAGGHGDSEILGEENREVMPLQVGRHYDAAYQSSFVEGETSEPIVHASKKQVEAYKRHEAQYEEALVKSLKAHDKLEKAKKKGKDTSKLTKKVQKRDQRVHEIEEKLEEDIKVGVQQALLEKEVEKLDKKSFLQQTKEKVIKAFSSKKKAKTSESIIKPDSQEESDNILALHGGGFRGILELMQLKALEEETGLKTFELFKGGIYGTSTGGLAALMLARGMSAGEVLDVYLNNGNRIFSWSYSDYFTNPLGLFRSAYDATQLEAVIEEQVGDAMLADVKVPVGVVVQNVDTEEGILLSSASHPEVSMLDAGRGTSAATTYFDAKEIKTKNGTFIARDGGFSANDPSELALREYRRLNPGKKPSILTLGTGEVSVYKPHTMAGLWAFIHPGTDMEMMFHYQMTQTRKAMKDHKEIGDIDEYDYFNIQLPTKIDLADISSKSVALMQQLATTFIQTNEGFRAYIERRKQEVQKGQMLRLPQEREQVSIVNEPAQTNNIIDIAA, encoded by the coding sequence ATGAGTCACCCTAACGCTCTTAAATTATACGCAGTTCTTAGATTAGGTTCCCTTCTTCTTATGGGAACAGCCTATGCCGGTGGGCATGGAGATAGTGAAATTCTTGGGGAAGAAAACCGAGAAGTCATGCCTCTTCAAGTTGGAAGGCACTATGATGCTGCATATCAATCAAGTTTTGTGGAAGGTGAGACAAGTGAGCCTATTGTGCATGCTTCTAAAAAACAAGTTGAGGCATATAAACGGCATGAAGCCCAATATGAAGAAGCACTTGTAAAGTCTCTTAAAGCCCATGATAAGCTTGAAAAAGCAAAGAAAAAAGGTAAAGACACATCAAAATTAACGAAAAAAGTTCAAAAGCGGGATCAACGTGTCCACGAGATTGAAGAAAAGCTAGAAGAAGATATTAAGGTTGGTGTTCAACAAGCGCTTTTAGAAAAAGAAGTTGAAAAATTAGACAAGAAAAGTTTTCTTCAACAAACTAAAGAAAAGGTGATTAAGGCTTTTTCTTCTAAGAAGAAAGCCAAAACTTCAGAATCGATTATCAAACCCGATTCTCAAGAGGAAAGCGACAATATTTTAGCGCTTCATGGAGGTGGATTTCGAGGAATTCTTGAGCTCATGCAATTGAAGGCACTCGAGGAAGAGACAGGCTTGAAAACTTTTGAGCTTTTCAAAGGAGGTATTTATGGCACGTCGACAGGAGGGCTTGCAGCTCTTATGTTAGCGCGCGGCATGTCTGCGGGTGAGGTTCTTGATGTTTATCTTAATAATGGAAATAGAATTTTCTCATGGAGTTATTCGGATTATTTCACGAATCCATTAGGACTTTTTCGTTCTGCCTATGATGCAACACAACTTGAAGCAGTTATTGAGGAACAAGTTGGAGATGCAATGCTTGCAGATGTAAAAGTGCCAGTTGGTGTAGTTGTGCAAAATGTAGATACAGAGGAAGGCATTTTGCTTTCTAGTGCTTCACATCCTGAAGTTTCAATGTTGGATGCTGGCCGTGGAACAAGTGCTGCAACAACCTACTTTGATGCTAAAGAGATTAAAACTAAGAATGGAACTTTTATTGCGCGAGATGGTGGGTTTTCCGCTAATGATCCAAGTGAACTTGCGTTGAGAGAGTATCGTAGGCTTAATCCTGGTAAAAAGCCAAGCATTCTTACCCTGGGAACAGGAGAAGTATCTGTGTATAAGCCTCACACGATGGCTGGGTTGTGGGCTTTTATTCACCCAGGTACAGATATGGAAATGATGTTCCATTATCAAATGACTCAAACTCGTAAGGCAATGAAGGATCATAAGGAGATAGGTGACATTGATGAGTATGATTACTTCAATATACAGTTGCCTACTAAAATTGACCTTGCAGATATAAGTTCAAAATCAGTTGCATTAATGCAACAATTAGCAACAACATTTATCCAAACAAATGAAGGGTTTAGGGCTTATATTGAAAGACGAAAACAAGAAGTCCAAAAAGGTCAAATGTTAAGACTTCCTCAAGAACGCGAACAAGTAAGTATTGTTAATGAACCAGCTCAGACAAACAACATAATAGACATAGCCGCTTAA
- the rpmI gene encoding 50S ribosomal protein L35 — MPKLKTKSSVKKRFKLTGTGKVVMAQAGKRHGMIKRTQKMIRNARGTTVMCDQDARIIKRNFIPYGL, encoded by the coding sequence ATGCCCAAACTTAAAACCAAAAGTAGCGTAAAAAAACGCTTCAAATTGACTGGTACAGGCAAAGTTGTTATGGCCCAAGCCGGAAAACGCCATGGAATGATCAAGCGTACTCAGAAGATGATTCGTAATGCACGCGGAACAACCGTCATGTGTGACCAAGATGCTAGAATCATTAAACGTAACTTTATTCCTTACGGACTTTAA
- the rplT gene encoding 50S ribosomal protein L20, translating to MARVKRGTTTHARHKKIIKMASGYFGRRKNCYRTAVQAVEKSLQYAYRDRRTRKRNFRALWIQRINAAAREFGLTYSQFMNGVHKAGIEVDRKVLADLAAREPQAFEAIVNQANKALQAA from the coding sequence ATGGCCCGTGTAAAAAGAGGGACTACAACCCACGCTCGTCATAAAAAAATTATCAAAATGGCTTCTGGCTATTTTGGTCGTCGCAAAAATTGTTATCGTACAGCCGTTCAAGCTGTTGAAAAAAGCCTTCAATATGCTTATCGCGATCGCCGTACACGTAAGCGCAATTTCCGCGCCTTATGGATCCAACGTATTAATGCCGCAGCACGTGAATTTGGTCTTACCTATTCACAGTTCATGAACGGTGTCCATAAAGCTGGCATCGAAGTTGATCGTAAAGTACTTGCTGATCTTGCTGCTCGTGAACCACAAGCATTTGAAGCAATTGTTAATCAAGCAAACAAAGCGCTTCAAGCAGCCTAA
- the pheS gene encoding phenylalanine--tRNA ligase subunit alpha, which produces MNELHSIAERFLTQINDASALQELESLRVQALGKQGEISNLMKTLGSLNPEERKERGAQLNTLRDQITMSLEAKKEILEAAQLQSRLEKEKIDVTLPIRPQTLGTIHPISQVMYEMIAIFKNMGFSVAEGPDIEEDFYNFTALNIPLEHPARQDHDTFYLPATAEGTERKVLRTHTSPVQIRSMLKKKGPLRIIAPGRVYRSDYDATHTPTFHQIEGLYVAEGVHMGHLKACLQTFCEEMFNQPHLPLRFRPGYFPFTEPSAEIDIACYRKDGQLIVGPGQDWLEILGCGMIHPKVLENCGIDSTKYQGFAFGMGIERVAMLKYGIPDLRSFYEADLRWLRHYGFSPFEALMEGTSE; this is translated from the coding sequence ATGAATGAACTTCACTCCATTGCTGAGCGTTTTCTCACGCAAATAAATGATGCCTCTGCGTTGCAAGAGTTAGAGTCTCTTCGAGTCCAAGCTCTCGGAAAGCAGGGAGAAATCTCAAATCTTATGAAAACTTTAGGATCTTTAAATCCTGAAGAACGTAAAGAACGTGGGGCTCAATTGAATACATTGCGTGATCAGATTACAATGAGCCTAGAAGCTAAAAAAGAAATTTTGGAAGCGGCTCAGCTTCAATCACGCCTTGAAAAAGAAAAGATTGATGTGACGCTACCTATTCGTCCTCAAACGCTTGGCACGATTCATCCTATCTCTCAAGTCATGTATGAAATGATTGCCATCTTTAAGAACATGGGATTTTCTGTTGCCGAAGGCCCCGATATTGAAGAAGATTTTTATAATTTCACGGCTCTCAATATCCCGCTTGAACATCCTGCACGTCAAGATCATGACACGTTTTATCTCCCCGCGACTGCAGAAGGGACAGAAAGAAAAGTCTTAAGAACGCATACGTCTCCTGTCCAAATTCGGTCCATGTTAAAGAAAAAAGGACCTCTTCGTATTATTGCCCCAGGACGTGTGTATCGCAGTGATTATGATGCCACCCATACCCCAACTTTCCATCAAATTGAGGGATTATATGTAGCTGAAGGCGTCCATATGGGGCATTTAAAAGCATGCCTTCAAACTTTTTGTGAAGAGATGTTTAATCAACCTCATTTACCGTTACGGTTTCGCCCCGGCTATTTTCCTTTCACAGAACCCTCTGCCGAAATTGACATTGCTTGTTATCGTAAAGATGGTCAATTAATCGTGGGTCCCGGACAAGATTGGCTTGAAATCTTAGGATGTGGAATGATTCACCCGAAGGTTCTCGAGAATTGCGGAATTGATTCAACAAAATATCAAGGCTTTGCCTTTGGCATGGGAATTGAAAGAGTTGCGATGCTGAAATACGGCATTCCTGATTTACGCTCTTTTTATGAAGCCGATCTTAGATGGCTTAGACACTATGGCTTCTCTCCTTTTGAAGCTTTGATGGAAGGAACATCCGAATGA
- a CDS encoding phenylalanine--tRNA ligase subunit beta — translation MKFTLSWLKEHFLTEASLEVIVERLNSLGLVVDSIQHPGERLKGFKIVHVLEATPHPDADRLKVLLVDTGQEKLQVVCGGANARQGMKGVLALPGLTIPSNGMTMKIAAVRGVESNGMMCSEQELELAETSEGIIELPEEAPVGMDFAVYAGLDDPILDVEITPNRGDCLGVRGIARDLAATPLGTLTDLKIPPIQGSYKSPLAVTLETSQACSYFAGRFIRGLTNCESPQWLQKKLKAIGIRPISALVDITNFICFDRGRPMHIFDADRLHGNLTVRTAQTNETLLALNNKSYTLDTDMTIVADTQGPVAVGGIIGGLESGTQLETQNAFLECAFFDPISIAMTGRKTGIITDSRYRLERSVDPALIDECIEQATQLILDICGGEPSEMVRTGHLLDTTKTILFDFNRIRTLGGLNLPEDESRTILEKLGCHITQNEVRTPSWRKDLEGSADLVEEVLRVKGYESIPAEDLPPLHIDEQLSDNTPLTAAQKRRWIARRTLASRGFHEALTWSFLSEKQAKLFNGGHSDLKIENPISGDLSDMRPSLLPNLLSAISRNLSRGIKNPALFEIGPQFQSSTQTLVVAGIRASETNAKHWASPQRPIDFFDIKADVLSLLTSLGIEASIPQLHAEASSWYHPGRSASLKLGPKVTLATFGEIHPTLLKEFDLETSVIAFECYLDSIPLPKKDFRKKSLVLSPYQVVERDFAFILDESLPADKLLSGIRKSDPHLIKEIRIFDVYQGTGIPEGKKSIALSIRLEPHEATLTEAQISDLSDKIISAAQQIGAQLRT, via the coding sequence ATGAAATTTACTCTTTCTTGGCTTAAAGAACATTTTTTAACAGAAGCTTCCTTAGAGGTAATCGTTGAGCGTCTCAATTCTTTGGGACTCGTCGTGGATAGTATTCAACATCCTGGTGAGCGCCTAAAAGGGTTTAAAATTGTTCATGTGCTTGAAGCAACCCCTCACCCTGATGCCGATCGTTTAAAGGTTTTATTGGTCGATACAGGGCAAGAAAAACTACAAGTTGTTTGTGGAGGCGCAAATGCTCGTCAAGGAATGAAAGGGGTCCTAGCTCTTCCAGGCCTCACCATTCCAAGCAATGGTATGACCATGAAAATTGCAGCTGTGAGAGGCGTTGAGAGCAATGGCATGATGTGCTCGGAGCAAGAGCTAGAGCTTGCGGAAACATCTGAAGGTATTATCGAGCTACCGGAAGAAGCCCCTGTGGGGATGGATTTTGCCGTCTATGCCGGACTTGATGATCCTATTCTAGACGTTGAAATTACCCCGAATCGCGGAGATTGCCTTGGCGTCAGAGGTATTGCGCGGGACTTAGCCGCCACCCCCCTCGGCACGTTGACAGATCTAAAAATTCCTCCGATTCAAGGTTCTTATAAAAGCCCTCTGGCAGTAACACTCGAGACTTCACAGGCATGCTCTTATTTCGCCGGTCGCTTTATCCGGGGTCTTACCAATTGCGAAAGTCCTCAATGGCTCCAAAAAAAGCTTAAAGCTATTGGCATTCGTCCTATTTCAGCTCTCGTCGATATTACCAATTTCATTTGTTTTGATCGTGGTCGCCCTATGCATATCTTTGATGCAGACAGACTTCACGGCAATCTTACAGTACGAACTGCTCAAACGAATGAAACTTTGTTGGCGCTGAATAACAAAAGCTATACGCTCGACACTGATATGACCATTGTAGCCGATACACAAGGACCTGTGGCTGTCGGTGGCATTATTGGGGGCCTGGAAAGTGGCACTCAACTGGAGACACAAAATGCCTTTTTAGAATGTGCTTTTTTTGATCCAATTAGTATTGCGATGACGGGCCGCAAAACAGGAATTATAACCGATTCACGGTATCGTCTTGAACGTAGTGTAGATCCTGCCCTTATTGATGAATGTATTGAACAAGCCACCCAGCTTATTTTAGATATTTGCGGGGGGGAACCTAGTGAAATGGTCCGAACAGGTCATTTACTAGACACGACAAAGACTATACTTTTTGACTTTAATCGGATACGTACTTTAGGAGGATTGAATCTGCCTGAAGACGAGAGTCGCACCATTTTAGAAAAGCTTGGCTGTCATATCACGCAAAATGAAGTCCGCACACCTTCTTGGCGTAAAGATCTCGAAGGAAGCGCAGATCTTGTAGAAGAAGTTTTAAGAGTCAAAGGGTATGAATCAATTCCTGCCGAAGATCTCCCTCCTCTTCATATAGATGAGCAACTTTCAGATAACACGCCTCTTACTGCCGCTCAGAAACGTCGTTGGATTGCAAGACGAACTCTTGCTAGCCGTGGATTTCATGAAGCTTTGACCTGGTCCTTTCTTTCTGAAAAACAAGCTAAACTCTTTAATGGCGGACATTCTGATTTAAAAATTGAAAACCCGATTAGCGGGGACCTTTCAGACATGAGACCTTCTTTGTTGCCCAATCTTTTATCGGCAATTTCTCGTAATCTTTCTCGCGGAATTAAGAATCCAGCTCTCTTTGAAATTGGCCCTCAATTTCAATCGAGCACACAAACGCTCGTCGTTGCCGGAATTCGAGCAAGTGAAACCAATGCAAAGCATTGGGCATCACCTCAACGACCAATTGATTTCTTTGATATTAAAGCCGATGTTTTGTCCCTTTTAACTTCCCTCGGCATTGAAGCTTCAATACCTCAATTACACGCTGAAGCTTCTTCTTGGTATCATCCTGGACGCTCAGCTTCTTTAAAATTGGGTCCCAAAGTTACGCTTGCCACTTTTGGTGAAATTCACCCAACCCTTTTAAAAGAGTTTGATTTAGAGACATCTGTGATCGCTTTTGAATGTTATCTCGATTCAATTCCGCTTCCAAAAAAAGATTTTCGTAAAAAATCTTTAGTGTTAAGCCCCTATCAAGTTGTCGAACGAGATTTTGCGTTTATTTTAGATGAAAGCCTTCCAGCGGATAAGCTTCTTTCGGGAATTCGCAAGAGTGACCCACACCTTATCAAAGAGATCCGTATTTTCGATGTCTATCAAGGAACTGGCATTCCTGAAGGCAAAAAATCAATTGCTCTTTCAATTCGACTTGAACCCCACGAGGCAACCTTGACAGAAGCTCAAATCTCTGATCTTTCTGACAAGATCATTTCAGCCGCACAACAAATCGGAGCCCAGTTACGCACATGA
- the lepA gene encoding elongation factor 4 — MTLQSHIRNFSIIAHIDHGKSTLADRLIQVCGGLTERELVDQVLDSMDIERERGITIKAQTVRLSYKAKDGKTYQLNLMDTPGHVDFAYEVSRSLAACEGSLLVVDASQGVEAQTLANVYQAIDNNHEIIPVLNKIDLPAADPDRVKKQIEDVIGLDTSEAVVVSAKSGIGIEDVLEALVAKLPAPDGDPDAPLKALLIDSWYDPYLGVIILVRIKDGILKKGMKVKMVAAGAVHQVDSVGVFTPKKVMVDGLYPGEVGFITASIKHVADCKVGDTITEEKRPTDQPFTGFKPSIPVVFCGLFPAEADDFENLRESLAKLRLNDASFSFEAESSAALGFGFRCGFLGLLHLEIVQERLEREYDLDLVTTAPSVVYRIRLTNGEHIELHNPADFPDAGKIDTIEEPWIKATILVPDEHLGAILTLCTDRRGEQIDLTYVGNRAMVVYRLPLNEVVFDFYDRLKSVSRGYASFDYEIDEYREGDLVKLTILINAEPVDALSCIVHRAQSETRGRALCERLKDLIPRQLFKIPIQAAIGAKVIARETISALRKDVLAKCYGGDISRKRKLLDKQKAGKKRMRQFGKVEIPQSAFLAALRMGED, encoded by the coding sequence ATGACCCTTCAGTCACATATTCGCAATTTCTCAATTATTGCACACATTGACCATGGTAAATCAACTTTGGCTGATCGCCTTATTCAAGTCTGTGGTGGCTTGACCGAACGTGAGTTAGTCGATCAAGTCCTTGATAGCATGGATATTGAGCGTGAACGCGGCATTACCATTAAAGCTCAAACCGTTAGACTCAGCTATAAAGCGAAAGATGGAAAAACATACCAGCTTAACCTCATGGATACGCCAGGCCACGTGGATTTCGCCTATGAGGTCAGTCGATCTCTAGCCGCCTGTGAAGGTTCTCTGTTAGTTGTTGATGCAAGCCAAGGCGTTGAAGCGCAAACTCTTGCAAACGTTTATCAAGCGATCGATAACAATCATGAAATCATTCCTGTTCTCAACAAGATTGACTTACCGGCCGCCGATCCCGATCGCGTCAAAAAGCAAATCGAAGATGTCATCGGACTGGATACGTCAGAAGCTGTTGTTGTTTCCGCTAAAAGTGGCATAGGCATTGAAGATGTTTTAGAGGCTCTTGTCGCTAAACTCCCGGCTCCAGACGGCGATCCTGATGCACCTCTTAAAGCTCTTTTGATCGATAGTTGGTATGATCCCTATTTAGGCGTTATCATTTTAGTCCGCATTAAAGATGGTATTCTTAAAAAAGGAATGAAAGTAAAAATGGTGGCCGCAGGCGCTGTTCACCAAGTTGATAGTGTGGGTGTTTTTACCCCCAAAAAAGTGATGGTTGATGGCCTCTATCCCGGCGAAGTTGGTTTCATCACGGCAAGTATCAAGCATGTTGCTGACTGTAAAGTCGGTGATACAATTACCGAAGAAAAGCGACCAACAGATCAACCTTTTACAGGGTTCAAACCGAGTATTCCTGTCGTCTTTTGTGGCCTTTTCCCCGCTGAAGCAGATGATTTCGAAAATCTACGGGAAAGTCTCGCGAAACTACGTCTGAATGATGCCAGCTTCAGCTTTGAAGCTGAGAGTTCAGCAGCCCTTGGATTCGGCTTTCGTTGTGGTTTCTTAGGTCTTTTACACCTTGAAATTGTTCAAGAACGCCTCGAGCGCGAATATGACCTTGATTTGGTTACAACAGCCCCAAGTGTTGTGTATCGAATCCGCCTCACAAATGGCGAACACATTGAACTTCATAATCCTGCAGATTTTCCTGATGCCGGCAAAATTGATACGATTGAAGAACCTTGGATTAAAGCAACTATATTGGTCCCTGATGAACATTTAGGTGCGATATTAACTTTATGCACTGACCGTCGTGGCGAACAAATTGACCTAACATATGTCGGGAATCGCGCGATGGTTGTTTATAGACTTCCTTTAAACGAAGTCGTGTTTGATTTCTATGATCGCTTAAAATCCGTTTCACGAGGGTATGCAAGCTTCGATTATGAGATTGATGAGTATCGTGAAGGCGATCTTGTTAAGTTAACGATCTTAATTAATGCAGAACCTGTCGATGCTCTTTCTTGTATCGTTCACAGAGCTCAATCCGAAACGCGCGGCCGTGCCCTTTGCGAACGCTTAAAAGATCTGATCCCTCGGCAATTATTTAAGATCCCAATTCAGGCTGCTATTGGCGCTAAGGTCATTGCACGTGAGACGATTTCTGCCCTTCGTAAAGATGTTCTTGCGAAATGCTATGGCGGTGATATTTCCCGTAAACGTAAGCTGCTTGATAAACAAAAAGCTGGAAAGAAACGCATGCGCCAATTCGGAAAGGTTGAAATCCCTCAAAGTGCCTTCTTAGCGGCCTTGAGAATGGGCGAGGATTAA